One Campylobacter massiliensis DNA window includes the following coding sequences:
- a CDS encoding ATP-dependent helicase → MPLSKLNQEQYAAATAPAGHNLVIASAGTGKTSTIVARIAHLLNLGVKPEKILLLTFTNKAAAEMIERLNRHFDKKITSRITAGTFHSVSYSLLKFLEKPVTLKQPSELKTLLKSLVERRKFNHLSDVKPYGGAYLYDAYSLYQNLALKQTFGEWLKERSDEQGVYAEIYEDVLREFEEEKSKFGYADFNDLLIKMRNELRKGAPLKFEEILVDEYQDTNSLQGSLISAFETKSLFCVGDFDQSIYAFNGANIEIIGSFKDRFADAKIYALNINYRSSSAILALANKVIANNPRLYEKKLVVGREGKFTSPKLLVYNELFDQYANIAQIIAVSKYKQENIAIIFRNNSSADGLEVALRELGIGSKRKGGVSFFESREVRAAMDLLGILINPKDIMAFIHVCEYAKGVGAALSKEIFEVLSKVGHGDVVRGFLQPDDSVEAFAKKTKNYQLGLFDELDEVGEKSRFAKFNFSEKFFAHPVLKMQKLSESGGQFLYEIYNFLSAAKRHSRPTSLIEDLKNSKIYALIADNLATKRATQKNGNIDETLKKEALERIAGKLEVLGELAKNYSEAEKFYNFITLGSSEMSSGEGVNLLSVHASKGLEFDLVFVVDLAQNRFPNLKLMSMGGSLEEERRLFYVAVTRARDELILSYAKYDKIKKINYQPSQFLIEAGMASAGI, encoded by the coding sequence ATGCCCCTTTCAAAACTAAATCAAGAACAATACGCCGCCGCAACCGCTCCAGCAGGACATAATCTAGTCATAGCAAGTGCGGGCACCGGCAAAACCAGCACCATCGTCGCGCGCATCGCTCATCTGCTAAATTTAGGCGTAAAGCCCGAAAAAATCCTACTTCTAACCTTCACCAACAAGGCCGCGGCCGAGATGATAGAGCGATTAAACCGACATTTTGATAAAAAAATCACCTCGCGCATCACTGCGGGCACCTTTCACTCGGTTTCTTATTCGCTGCTTAAATTTCTAGAAAAACCGGTCACGCTAAAGCAGCCTAGCGAACTAAAAACGCTACTAAAATCGCTCGTCGAGAGGCGCAAATTTAACCATCTAAGCGACGTCAAACCCTACGGCGGCGCCTATCTTTACGACGCGTATTCGCTGTATCAAAATTTAGCCTTAAAGCAGACGTTTGGCGAGTGGCTAAAGGAGCGAAGCGACGAACAAGGCGTTTATGCCGAGATTTACGAGGACGTTTTGCGCGAATTTGAGGAGGAAAAGAGCAAATTCGGCTACGCGGATTTTAACGACCTGCTTATCAAAATGCGTAACGAACTAAGAAAAGGCGCGCCGCTAAAATTTGAGGAAATTTTAGTCGACGAGTATCAGGACACAAACTCCCTGCAAGGCTCGCTAATCAGCGCTTTTGAGACAAAAAGCCTCTTTTGCGTCGGGGATTTTGACCAGAGTATTTACGCATTTAACGGTGCAAATATCGAGATCATCGGCTCGTTTAAGGACCGATTCGCAGACGCCAAAATCTACGCGCTAAACATCAACTACCGCAGCAGCTCCGCGATCCTAGCTCTGGCCAACAAAGTCATCGCGAACAACCCGCGCCTTTATGAAAAAAAACTAGTCGTCGGCCGCGAGGGCAAATTTACCTCGCCAAAGCTGCTGGTTTACAACGAGCTTTTCGACCAGTACGCCAACATCGCGCAGATCATCGCCGTTTCAAAATATAAACAAGAAAACATCGCCATCATCTTTCGCAACAACTCAAGCGCCGACGGTCTAGAAGTCGCGCTGCGAGAGCTTGGTATCGGCTCCAAGCGCAAGGGCGGCGTGAGCTTTTTTGAGAGCCGCGAGGTGCGCGCCGCGATGGATTTGCTAGGCATCCTCATCAACCCAAAGGACATCATGGCCTTTATCCACGTGTGCGAATACGCAAAAGGCGTGGGTGCGGCGCTTAGCAAGGAGATTTTCGAGGTGCTAAGCAAGGTCGGACACGGCGACGTCGTGCGCGGATTTTTGCAGCCTGACGATAGTGTGGAGGCCTTTGCTAAAAAGACCAAAAACTACCAGCTGGGGCTTTTTGACGAGCTTGACGAGGTCGGAGAGAAGTCGCGCTTTGCTAAATTTAACTTTAGCGAGAAATTTTTTGCTCACCCCGTGCTAAAAATGCAAAAACTAAGCGAGAGCGGCGGGCAGTTTTTGTATGAAATTTACAACTTTTTAAGCGCCGCCAAACGCCACTCGCGCCCGACCTCGCTGATAGAGGATCTAAAAAATAGCAAAATTTACGCTCTCATCGCCGACAACCTCGCGACCAAGCGCGCCACGCAAAAAAACGGCAACATAGACGAAACGCTAAAAAAAGAGGCCCTCGAGCGCATCGCGGGCAAGCTAGAGGTGCTGGGCGAGCTAGCCAAAAACTACTCGGAGGCGGAGAAATTTTATAACTTTATCACGCTGGGCAGCAGCGAAATGAGCAGCGGCGAAGGGGTAAATCTGCTAAGCGTGCACGCCTCAAAGGGGCTTGAGTTTGATCTGGTTTTCGTAGTCGATCTCGCGCAAAATCGCTTCCCGAACCTCAAACTAATGAGCATGGGCGGCTCGCTCGAGGAGGAACGGCGGCTCTTTTACGTCGCGGTCACGAGGGCGCGAGACGAGCTTATACTCAGCTACGCCAAATACGACAAGATCAAAAAGATAAACTACCAACCCAGCCAGTTTTTGATCGAGGCTGGGATGGCGAGCGCCGGGATTTAA
- a CDS encoding Mur ligase family protein, which yields MNETLINIGLAATQILFAFALGFYLITCLQWFSYKFERVLFHFTMPLWHVFFLIVPIVLFYGAERFFWIYFYFALVPSLALWHKKLDKKLVFTPRVKRFFVILALAVIASYAVYLATQHRVNLGVVLPLVLSFALSFLLEKAKFKAYENSARKKLASMPELKIIMITASFGKTSIKNFLFELLKNDFVCRKTPRSVNTLAGLIQDVNNELAAGTQIYIAEAGARLKGDIAQITEFLNPQIAIVGEIGAQHIEYFKTLENIRATKLEALGSKRLEKAFVHSSTQANEGEKIEIYDKDLSGVEASLDGVKFKLGEREFNSPLLGKFNAANLAVCVKTALYLGLGEARIASALARLKNVEHRLERIDAGGKIIIDDGFNGNFNGMSASYELVAGYEGRKVLVTPGIMESSDEENEKLSKIINKTFDIVMLTSSLNAVALLKHLSRPKVIIIKDKSKMQEALAQNTKAGDLILFSNDAPSFM from the coding sequence ATGAACGAAACCCTCATAAATATCGGCCTTGCCGCGACGCAGATTTTATTTGCCTTTGCGCTCGGATTTTATCTCATCACCTGCCTTCAGTGGTTTTCCTACAAATTTGAGCGCGTGCTATTTCACTTCACCATGCCGCTGTGGCACGTGTTTTTCCTCATCGTGCCGATCGTGCTTTTTTACGGGGCGGAGCGATTTTTCTGGATTTATTTTTACTTTGCACTGGTACCAAGCCTCGCTCTTTGGCACAAAAAGCTAGATAAAAAGCTGGTTTTTACGCCGAGAGTCAAGCGATTTTTTGTTATCTTAGCGCTCGCTGTTATCGCTAGCTACGCCGTTTATCTCGCGACGCAGCACCGCGTAAATCTAGGCGTCGTTCTGCCACTCGTGCTCTCTTTCGCGCTTAGTTTTTTGCTGGAAAAGGCTAAATTTAAGGCCTACGAAAACAGCGCGCGCAAAAAGCTAGCCTCGATGCCGGAGCTCAAAATCATCATGATAACGGCGAGTTTTGGCAAAACCAGCATAAAAAATTTCCTCTTTGAGCTGCTTAAAAATGACTTCGTCTGCCGCAAAACCCCTCGCAGCGTAAACACGCTAGCAGGCCTCATCCAAGACGTAAACAACGAACTTGCCGCGGGTACGCAGATATACATCGCCGAGGCCGGCGCGCGCCTAAAAGGCGACATCGCGCAGATTACGGAGTTTTTGAACCCGCAGATCGCTATCGTCGGCGAGATCGGCGCGCAGCATATCGAGTACTTTAAGACGCTCGAAAATATCCGCGCCACGAAGCTTGAGGCTCTTGGCTCAAAGCGCCTAGAAAAGGCTTTCGTACATAGCAGCACGCAGGCAAATGAGGGCGAGAAGATAGAAATTTACGATAAAGACCTAAGCGGCGTTGAGGCGAGCTTAGACGGGGTCAAATTTAAGCTTGGCGAGAGGGAGTTTAACTCGCCGCTGCTTGGTAAATTTAACGCCGCAAATCTAGCCGTCTGCGTCAAAACCGCGCTATATCTGGGGTTAGGCGAGGCCAGGATCGCCTCCGCTCTAGCGCGCTTAAAAAACGTCGAGCATAGACTCGAGCGCATCGACGCGGGCGGTAAAATCATCATCGACGACGGCTTTAACGGTAACTTTAACGGTATGAGCGCGAGCTACGAGCTGGTCGCCGGCTACGAAGGGCGCAAGGTGCTCGTGACGCCTGGCATCATGGAGAGCAGTGACGAAGAGAACGAAAAGTTAAGCAAAATCATCAACAAGACCTTTGATATCGTCATGCTGACAAGCTCGCTAAACGCCGTCGCGCTGCTAAAGCACCTAAGCAGGCCGAAAGTCATCATCATCAAGGATAAATCAAAAATGCAAGAAGCCCTGGCGCAAAACACCAAAGCCGGCGATCTGATCCTTTTTTCAAACGACGCTCCGAGCTTTATGTAG
- a CDS encoding TonB-dependent receptor — protein MRVKFSVATCAVLTLFAAQANAADTVKLEGVEINSVGDNISESGISEGILAKNVQNGILAGKKVLDTPYQISTITKETMNHQGVTGFEEAVKYFPSAQVQMRGGTTVGRPQTRGFEGSVVGNVFWDGFYAISTTAIPMAMFESLQIQNGLAGSLYGPQNPVGVFNYTRKRPVDNEHSIWADYASREHFGVGVDSSMKFDKVGYRAVVYGSDGAKQVKDSNYQRRLASITLEFYPTESLTFETAASYYEHNTHGFAGLFALYVKDGMIRNDLKLPDPVDNKTPGLGQPYGGMNLKTTTASVKFKYAPSEDWYFEGGYQFQRADRHIHSVVNRITDKNGNYDTYHSGGATAAYRFDLPSGYLKAVTDFDTWGLNHNFSVQANGYRYVQYRYSNLSTTTKAGSANINDPKIFPHPNSKKGSNLYKLSTTDMKNISVLDDITINDNFSLLLSLSNSWIKERTRPAITATQRQLKPIVTKYDESGLSYGASLVYKPVENVSTYFTFADSLQQGGSGTNADGTTSVLKPYRSKQYEIGAKARINEIDFSSAVFRIQRPIAYVGSSGKYDVQGEQVNTGFEFMSGGKITSNLSVLGGFTLINSKFKNPLLKGANGKVVNGVPKLNSNLLFDYVVPNTEKLAFSANFHYTSKMYIDDLNTQATPSFFVTDLGVRYVSRAMLGKQTTLRFNVNNVFNKKYWAGMYPASADGAGTSASVLGVANGLSLGESRMFMLSAEVKF, from the coding sequence ATGAGAGTGAAATTTTCAGTTGCCACATGTGCGGTTTTGACGCTATTTGCAGCGCAGGCGAACGCCGCCGATACGGTTAAGCTAGAAGGCGTCGAAATAAACAGCGTCGGCGATAACATCAGCGAGAGCGGTATTAGCGAAGGCATCCTCGCCAAAAACGTGCAAAACGGCATCCTGGCTGGTAAAAAGGTACTAGATACGCCGTATCAGATAAGCACGATCACGAAAGAAACGATGAATCATCAGGGCGTGACCGGCTTTGAGGAGGCGGTGAAGTACTTCCCGTCCGCGCAAGTACAGATGAGAGGCGGCACCACGGTCGGTCGTCCGCAAACTCGCGGCTTTGAAGGCAGCGTCGTAGGCAACGTTTTTTGGGACGGTTTTTACGCTATCTCGACTACGGCGATCCCGATGGCGATGTTTGAGAGTTTGCAGATACAAAACGGTCTTGCCGGCTCGCTTTACGGCCCGCAAAACCCGGTCGGCGTCTTTAACTACACGAGAAAACGCCCGGTAGATAACGAGCACAGCATCTGGGCAGACTACGCTTCGCGCGAGCACTTTGGCGTGGGCGTGGATAGCTCGATGAAATTTGACAAAGTAGGTTACCGCGCGGTCGTATACGGCTCAGACGGCGCAAAACAAGTAAAAGACAGCAACTATCAGCGCCGCCTAGCCAGCATCACGCTCGAGTTTTATCCGACCGAGTCGCTTACGTTTGAGACCGCAGCTAGCTACTACGAGCACAACACTCACGGCTTTGCTGGACTTTTTGCGCTTTACGTAAAAGACGGCATGATCAGAAACGACCTAAAACTACCAGATCCGGTCGATAACAAAACTCCCGGACTTGGTCAGCCATACGGCGGTATGAATCTAAAAACGACGACGGCTAGCGTTAAATTTAAATACGCTCCGAGCGAGGATTGGTATTTCGAGGGCGGATATCAGTTCCAGCGAGCCGATCGCCACATACACAGCGTCGTAAACAGAATTACCGATAAAAACGGCAACTACGATACCTATCACAGCGGCGGAGCGACGGCGGCGTATAGATTTGATCTACCTAGCGGCTATCTAAAGGCAGTCACGGACTTTGATACCTGGGGGCTAAACCATAACTTTAGCGTGCAGGCAAACGGATATAGATACGTGCAGTATCGCTACTCAAATTTAAGCACGACGACGAAAGCGGGCTCGGCAAACATCAACGATCCTAAAATTTTCCCGCATCCAAACTCAAAAAAAGGCTCGAATTTATATAAACTAAGCACGACCGATATGAAAAATATCTCCGTGCTAGACGATATCACGATAAACGATAACTTTAGCTTGCTTTTAAGCCTCTCAAACAGCTGGATAAAAGAGCGCACTCGCCCGGCCATAACCGCGACGCAAAGACAGCTAAAGCCTATCGTGACTAAATACGACGAATCAGGCCTTAGCTACGGCGCGAGCTTGGTTTATAAGCCGGTCGAAAACGTCAGCACGTATTTTACATTTGCCGATAGCTTGCAACAAGGCGGCAGTGGCACGAACGCCGACGGCACGACCAGCGTGCTAAAACCGTATCGCTCGAAACAATACGAAATAGGCGCCAAAGCTCGCATAAACGAGATCGACTTTAGCTCGGCGGTATTTAGGATACAGCGCCCTATCGCCTATGTCGGCAGTAGCGGCAAATACGATGTCCAAGGCGAGCAGGTAAACACTGGATTTGAGTTTATGAGCGGCGGTAAAATCACCTCAAATTTAAGCGTTCTAGGCGGCTTTACGCTTATAAATTCTAAATTTAAAAATCCGCTACTAAAAGGCGCAAACGGCAAGGTCGTAAACGGCGTGCCTAAACTAAACTCGAATTTGCTATTTGACTACGTCGTTCCAAATACCGAAAAGCTCGCATTTAGCGCAAATTTCCACTACACGAGCAAGATGTATATCGACGATCTAAACACGCAGGCTACGCCTAGCTTTTTCGTCACGGATCTTGGCGTGAGATACGTTAGCCGCGCGATGCTAGGCAAGCAAACCACTTTGCGCTTTAACGTAAATAACGTATTTAACAAAAAATACTGGGCGGGTATGTATCCTGCAAGTGCTGATGGCGCAGGCACCAGCGCTAGCGTTCTTGGCGTAGCTAACGGGCTAAGCCTGGGCGAGAGCAGGATGTTTATGCTTTCGGCCGAAGTCAAATTTTAA